A genomic stretch from Fusarium musae strain F31 chromosome 9, whole genome shotgun sequence includes:
- a CDS encoding hypothetical protein (EggNog:ENOG41): MTTAFRVFHHAPRPIQISEFKDAVDAICRPRFPTARFARPQRIVLAISGGVDSMALAFLMTKAVRSFRGMKVADNPVHGVLALVVDHKLRDGSGHEASEVAKELRRLDIKASVSALSWRDEKRQGLDPRQLPNVEGLARTYRYRALGRYCSYHGSNSLFFAHHSDDQYETVLMRLLGGHGYRGLQGIREANSIPECYDLHGVYKSGLLDDQLRPTPALSFRPALKELKRLRRRIRDELTLENTNLLEDLPQDLVQSYPGSEEIREVSDVPFLKPLEVEDGGVMIYRPLMEFDKDRLIATCEANKIPWVEDATNKDPTLTTRNAVRHLVRNHTLPKALQKPSILSLAKRSRERTKLEEAEASRYLIREAIIKNFDPNVGTLLVEFPKLRSFNKRFKRRSLHPDNELRKDRRRVVVTIAVRKLIDFVTPEYHLPPLSNLEKVVNTLVPGMAPDANTTPKAFTAAGVYFDPVVRGTSIRWLLSRAPYTSTQPLPVAKLYLPPSYMSPPLNTEEEFTDAPDAFSHKGWARCKLFDGRFWIRIGRNRWPMWQVHPYRAEYAKAFRKALPPLRKARLEKLLKHYASGKIRYTLPAIYGVERKRDPYSQHISTTLTLLALPTLGIRVPGLERWVKYDVRYKKVDVSLLGHQPRRDFRDRFVRHRPLFENMFTIRDKRFPKEAPEGDFEDDADNQGDCTAAQEDFSYTDEDETQAEETQPDRTRTEDAENSKEEQDAEKHCCGLLGMLILECL; the protein is encoded by the exons ATGACTACGGCCTTTCGTGTATTTCATCATGCCCCTCGGCCAATTCAGATCAGCGAGTTCAAAGATGCCGTCGACGCTATTTGTCGTCCTCGGTTTCCAACCGCTCGCTTTGCGAGACCACAGCGTATAG TACTGGCTATCAGTGGAGGCGTAGATTCAATGGCTCTCGCATTTCTCATGACCAAAGCTGTCCGCTCATTCCGTGGCATGAAAGTCGCAGATAACCCAGTCCATGGTGTTCTCGCTCTCGTTGTCGACCACAAACTACGTGACGGGAGCGGCCATGAAGCGTCAGAGGTTGCCAAAGAGTTGCGAAGGCTTGACATCAAGGCCAGTGTTTCTGCTCTCTCGTGGCGGGATGAGAAACGTCAAGGTCTCGACCCTCGTCAACTCCCCAATGTCGAGGGCCTCGCTCGAACTTACCGGTATCGCGCACTAGGCCGGTATTGCAGCTATCATGGTTCCAACAGTCTTTTCTTTGCGCACCACAGTGATGACCAGTACGAGACAGTCCTCATGCGATTACTTGGAGGGCATGGTTACCGAGGCCTGCAAGGAATAAGGGAGGCTAATTCGATACCCGAATGCTACGATTTACACGGCGTCTACAAGAGTGGCCTTCTCGACGACCAGCTGAGACCAACCCCTGCGCTCAGCTTCCGACCAGCTCTGAAGGAATTGAAACGTCTACGACGCAGAATTCGTGACGAGTTGACCCTTGAAAATACCAATCTCTTGGAAGATCTCCCTCAAGATCTCGTTCAATCGTACCCGGGATCCGAGGAGATCCGTGAAGTCTCCGACGTTCCATTTCTGAAGCCCTTGGAAGTTGAGGATGGCGGCGTCATGATCTATCGGCCTCTTATGGAATTTGACAAGGATAGGCTGATTGCTACCTGCGAAGCGAATAAGATTCCTTGGGTAGAAGATGCGACTAACAAGGACCCTACATTAACAACACGAAACGCTGTCAGACATCTGGTCCGAAACCACACCTTACCAAAAGCCTTGCAGAAGCCTTCTATCCTCTCTCTAGCCAAGAGATCAAGAGAGAGAAccaagcttgaagaagcagaagctaGCCGCTATCTTATTCGGGAGGCCATTATTAAAAACTTTGATCCAAATGTGGGAACTTTGCTGGTAGAGTTCCCAAAGCTACGCAGCTTCAACAAACGTTTCAAAAGACGCTCTTTACATCCTGATAACGAACTGCGGAAGGACCGTCGGAGAGTTGTCGTGACCATCGCAGTCCGCAAACTTATTGATTTTGTCACCCCTGAATACCATCTCCCACCCCTTTCAAATCTCGAAAAAGTTGTCAATACCCTGGTCCCCGGCATGGCTCCCGATGCTAATACGACACCCAAAGCATTCACTGCCGCTGGTGTGTATTTTGATCCGGTAGTTAGAGGAACATCCATCAGATGGCTACTCTCTAGAGCCCCCTATACATCAACCCAACCCCTTCCGGTTGCAAAGCTGTACTTGCCTCCGTCATACATGTCACCGCCCCTAAACACAGAGGAGGAGTTCACGGATGCCCCGGATGCTTTCAGTCACAAGGGATGGGCGAGGTGTAAGCTGTTCGATGGTCGTTTCTGGATACGTATTGGACGTAACAGATGGCCTATGTGGCAAGTTCACCCCTATCGCGCAGAGTATGCCAAAGCATTCCGTAAAGCGCTGCCTCCTCTGCGAAAGGCTCGACTGGAGAAGTTGCTCAAGCACTACGCTTCGGGAAAGATTCGATACACACTCCCCGCTATCTACGGTGTCGAACGTAAGCGGGATCCATATTCTCAGCATATCAGTACGACACTGACACTTCTTGCGCTGCCGACTCTGGGCATCCGTGTGCCAGGCCTCGAGCGGTGGGTCAAGTACGATGttagatataaaaaggttGACGTCTCGCTCCTCGGACATCAACCTCGAAGGGATTTCAGGGACCGCTTCGTCAGGCATCGACCGTTGTTTGAAAACATGTTCACAATTCGAGACAAGAGATTCCCGAAGGAAGCGCCCGAAGGC GACTTCGAGGATGATGCCGATAATCAAGGCGACTGCACAGCTGCTCAAGAGGACTTCTCCTACACGGATGAAGACGAGACCCAGGCAGAGGAAACACAGCCCGACAGAACCCGAACAGAGGACGCCGAGAACAGCaaggaagagcaagatgcCGAGAAGCACTGCTGTGGTTTGCTCGGTATGCTGATTCTGGAGTGTCTTTGA
- a CDS encoding hypothetical protein (EggNog:ENOG41) encodes MIPDEVDNTTGKTRDELVDELLELYPNDQSIGIPSLEIWPHVIQPGDDYAKELGLQYRRVNAISGDPVMHYQRRRANEAWAKHGVPSYAYRFNIMPSGHRPQGGVGHFQEVAFVFHNINGDGYDTNPFGGNGSYPADAKAMSKTISTAWINFINALDPDGDSGPELFNGNKWPIYEPSHGPNSKGVVFNINGTHVEVDNWRAEGIEWMLEHALTVFGN; translated from the exons ATGATTCCAGACGAAGTTGATAATACTACTGGAAAGACCCGGGATGAACTCGTCGATGAGCTATTGGAGCTTTATCCCAACGATCAAAGCATCGGAATCCCATCCTTGGAGATCTGGCCACATGTTATTCAGCCAGGCGATGACTACGCTAAGGAACTCGGACTTCAATATCGTCGAGTCAACGCAATATCCGGAGACCCTGTCATGCATTACCAGCGACGTCGTGCCAATGAGGCTTGGGCAAAGCATGGCGTACCCAGTTATGCATATCGCTTCAATATCATGCCTAGCGGACATCGGCCGCAGGGTGGAGTGGGACATTTCCAAGAA GTCGCTTTTGTGTTTCATAACATCAATGGTGATGGATATGATACTAATCCGTTTGGGGGTAATGGATCATATCCAGCGGATGCTAAAGCCATGTCTAAGACGATCAGCACTGCCTggatcaacttcatcaatgCCCTTGATCCTGATGGGGATTCAGGGCCGGAACTATTTAATGGTAACAAGTGGCCTATCTATGAACCGTCTCATGGCCCTAATAGTAAGGGTGTggtcttcaacatcaatggAACGCATGTTGAAGTGGACAATTGGAGAGCTGAAGGTATAGAGTGGATGTTGGAGCATGCTTTGACAGTTTTTGGAAACTAG
- a CDS encoding hypothetical protein (EggNog:ENOG41), which yields MVSTLEPPTASSVSRRGPSSVVSRRSQSDSRSKRYNRSHTGGTSHALHNDFPVFSSGDVEIIVRARDTPPDAAPVQNRYLLHRHTLTRSSGFFETSTSSQWSRARALPAGNELSRIGEDAEPDSVSASEVSSVSQRGSIHPPRKRWRYELDPKSGPNDIPMLVQRDESSRDTTQSLFGPASAPPAVSARDARSQSRSKHSHSHSRSLSNSSASSGFFRSVANLSLSSNHPPPAQELSQADEDLLRDYDNLFRIFYNYPPNLDGVNVADAYVQCKSLLNLADQYDALAVVGPRVDHHMLQFQSRLWKQIAKYPISYLRLGYLARSRVIFQEALIHVVGQWPVGERSLRAALPDIVLDIIEDKVDELEDTVGRIEGRLYRLGLTNSRGERVGPSNNYLDWLSISLFRQWLADNTSPQPPPDQRRRTTSRDGGRSVAALPPAAPPLNSVGRAYRQLGSNNPASFLGHDDCKRFLKLTPELYSRENLRRFEKRLDELKSMAREIVRPLMGSNLELDMGGTSRTPDSVSYLTCINVGNRDLPWVMEDQTTVGLVTN from the coding sequence ATGGTGTCCACGCTGGAGCCTCCAACCGCCTCCTCCGTCTCCCGCCGCGGTCCCTCCTCTGTCGTCTCCCGTCGATCTCAATCAGACTCGCGATCGAAACGCTACAACAGATCTCATACCGGCGGGACTTCTCACGCTCTTCACAATGACTTCCCAGTCTTTAGTAGTGGCGATGTAGAAATCATAGTCCGCGCGCGCGATACGCCTCCCGATGCTGCTCCCGTGCAGAACagatatcttcttcatcgccataCGCTCACGCGCTCGAGTGGTTTCTTTGAGACCAGCACATCAAGCCAGTGGTCTCGCGCTCGCGCACTACCGGCTGGCAACGAGCTCTCCCGCATCGGAGAGGACGCGGAACCGGATTCTGTCAGTGCAAGCGAAGTCAGCTCAGTGTCGCAAAGAGGAAGCATCCATCCACCCAGGAAGAGATGGCGATACGAGCTAGACCCCAAATCTGGACCAAACGATATTCCAATGCTGGTCCAGCGAGACGAATCGTCGCGAGATACTACACAATCCTTGTTTGGGCCTGCATCAGCTCCACCTGCAGTCAGTGCAAGAGACGCACGCTCTCAGAGTCGCTCCAAACACTCCCACTCACATTCGCGATCGTTGTCCAATTCGTCGGCCTCAAGTGGTTTCTTTCGCTCTGTCGCCAATCTCAGTCTCTCGTCCAACCACCCACCTCCAGCCCAAGAGCTGTCGCAAGCGGACGAGGACCTTTTGCGCGACTATGATAACCTCTTTCGCATATTTTACAATTACCCGCCCAACCTCGATGGTGTCAATGTCGCAGATGCCTATGTCCAATGCAAGAGCTTGCTCAACCTCGCCGACCAATATGACGCCCTTGCTGTGGTGGGACCTCGAGTTGATCACCACATGCTGCAGTTCCAGTCACGGCTCTGGAAGCAAATCGCCAAATACCCAATCTCATATTTGCGCCTCGGGTACCTAGCTCGCAGTAGGGTGATATTTCAGGAAGCCCTGATTCACGTCGTTGGGCAGTGGCCGGTCGGGGAACGCAGCCTGCGTGCAGCCCTGCCCGACATTGTCTTGGATATTATTGAGGACAAGGTTGACGAACTGGAAGATACGGTCGGTCGCATCGAGGGACGTCTGTACCGTCTTGGGCTCACCAACAGCCGTGGTGAACGTGTCGGCCCAAGCAACAACTACCTCGACTGGCTGTCCATAAGCCTCTTCCGCCAATGGCTGGCCGACAACACCTCTCCGCAGCCGCCTCCCGATCAGCGACGCAGGACGACCTCTCGTGACGGCGGCCGCAGCGTCGCCGCCTTACCCCCCGCAGCCCCGCCGTTGAATTCTGTAGGCCGTGCATATCGCCAACTCGGTTCGAATAATCCCGCATCTTTCCTCGGCCACGATGACTGCAAGCGCTTCCTCAAGCTCACTCCAGAGCTCTATAGCCGGGAGAACCTCCGGCGTTTTGAGAAGCGTCTTGATGAACTCAAGTCAATGGCCCGAGAGATCGTACGGCCTCTCATGGGCAGCAATCTCGAACTCGATATGGGCGGTACCTCACGCACCCCCGATAGTGTCTCTTACCTCACCTGCATCAACGTTGGGAACCGAGACCTGCCTTGGGTGATGGAGGATCAGACAACAGTCGGGCTCGTCACCAACTGA
- a CDS encoding hypothetical protein (EggNog:ENOG41), producing MDSSQAPLIAGHSDEEELEYDVAQGSPVEAGKTEGGMPSLFVLVLTFAAGISGLLFGYDTGVVSATLVSIGTSLSNRELTSMDKSIITSSTSLFALIISPFSSVLADRLGRKHVILYADILFIAGALLQAWSSTVPIMVAGRCIIGAGVGAASFVVPLYIAEIAPAAHRGRLVTLNIMFITLGQVIAYIVGWAFSTYGHAETGWRWMVGLGALPAIVQGSMIAFMPETPRWLVKVGRSGTAKEVIRRVNGDTLQHNADVIIKEIELEVRDEYEAQRLRDLRASGRWKWLGGWELLISEGRNRRALAIACLLQGLQQLCGFNSLMYFSATIFTVIGFQSPTLTSMVVAVTNFLGTVAALGLVDRIGRRRVLLYSIPFMIAGLLLSAYGFSFLSLAAGVNTTPDEPPATSGHEMAALTILVSIMVYVAAYALGLGNVPWMQSELFPLAVRSLGSGVATSTSWAANFVIGLTFLPLMDLLSPSWTFVLYACICAVGYFLVWRIYPETAGLSLEEATALLDDGWGVR from the exons ATGGATAGCTCTCAAGCGCCGCTGATCGCGGGTCacagcgacgaagaagagcttgaatATGATGTTGCTCAAGGGTCTCCCGTCGAAGCCGGCAAGACAGAGGGTGGAATGCCCAGCTTGTTCGTCCTGGTCTTGACGTTTGCTGCTGGTATCAGTGGTCTACTTTTCGGAT ACGACACAGGTGTTGTTTCCGCAACCCTCGTCTCAATAGGCACATCACTCTCGAACCGCGAATTAACCTCGATGGACAAATCGATTATcacatcctcaacctcgcTATTTGCACTCATAATCTCGCCCTTTTCATCCGTCCTCGCCGACCGACTCGGGCGTAAGCACGTTATCCTCTACGCGGATATCCTCTTTATTGCCGGCGCACTACTACAAGCATGGTCTTCTACAGTCCCAATTATGGTCGCTGGGCGGTGTATTATCGGTGCGGGAGTTGGCGCAGCCAGTTTCGTAGTGCCGCTCTACATAGCCGAGATAGCACCCGCTGCGCATCGTGGACGGTTGGTGACGCTGAACATCATGTTCATCACATTGGGTCAGGTTATCGCGTACATCGTTGGTTGGGCTTTTTCGACGTACGGTCACGCGGAGACAGGATGGCGGTGGATGGTCGGCTTGGGTGCTCTGCCTGCCATTGTTCAAGGGAGCATGATTGCTTTCATGCCCGAGACACCTCGATGGTTAGTCAAGGTTGGCAGGTCTGGCACAGCGAAGGAGGTGATTCGACGAGTCAATGGCGACACCTTGCAACACAATGCGGATGTCATTATTAAAGAGATCGAATTGGAAGTGCGAGACGAGTACGAGGCGCAACGGTTGCGCGACCTCCGAGCATCTGGCCGTTGGAAGTGGCTCGGCGGATGGGAGCTTCTGATCAGTGAAGGAAGAAACCGGAGAGCCCTGGCCATTGCTTGTCTACTCCAAGGCTTGCAACAGCTCTGTGGTTTT AATTCACTTATGTACTTCTCGGCAACCATCTTCACGGTCATCGGGTTTCAAAGCCCAACGCTTACCTCTATGGTAGTTGCCGTCACAAACTTCCTCGGCACAGTTGCTGCGCTCGGACTTGTTGATCGCATAGGACGAAGGAGAGTTCTCCTTTACTCGATCCCATTCATGATCGCTGGCTTGCTGCTGTCTGCGTATGGCTTCTCGTTCCTCTCGCTGGCAGCAGGAGTCAATACTACGCCCGATGAGCCGCCTGCCACATCGGGCCACGAGATGGCTGCCCTCACTATCCTCGTGAGCATTATGGTTTATGTCGCTGCGTATGCGCTCGGTCTGGGCAACGTGCCATGGATGCAGAGTGAGCTGTTCCCTCTGGCTGTTCGATCGCTCGGCAGTGGAGtcgcaacatcaacaagctgGGCAGCCAACTTTGTCATTGGATTGACATTCCTACCATTGATGGATCTGCTGAGTCCATCTTGGACATTTGTGTTATATGCTTGTATCTGTGCTGTTGGTTACTTTTTGGTCTGGCGCATTTATCCCGAGACGGCGGGTTTGAGTCTCGAGGAAGCGACAGCTTTACTCGACGATGGTTGGGGCGTTCGATGA
- a CDS encoding hypothetical protein (EggNog:ENOG41) — translation MSPSATTASPTGQSILNTAEAQDGKVKRIHKIPEFSTKEATRQWQLGQMAAAFRVFAKLGYADGSSGHISLRDPVDPETFWINPYGVHFGLLTISDMVHVDDNGNRIGGAEKPVNTAGFIIHAAIHKRRPDINAACHLHSPYGRAWSTFGKPIEMINQDSCMFYNDLAVYANFGGVVFAKEEGNRLADALGATKKNIILQNHGLLTSGGTIGEAAAFFIALERACQAQLLVEAAVAPNGSQLKKSIVSDEEAQYTKDNTGSPEAMYMQFEPEYQMLLKESKGDFLQ, via the exons ATGTCACCATCTGCCACCACAGCTAGCCCAACAGGCCAATCCATCCTAAACACGGCAGAGGCCCAAGATGGCAAAGTGAAACGCATCCACAAGATTCCAGAGTTTTCCACCAAAGAAGCTACGAGACAATGGCAATTGGGACAAATGGCTGCAGCATTTCGTGTGTTTGCCAAACTTGGGTATGCTGATGGAAGCAGTGGCCATATTAGTTTGAGAG ATCCTGTTGATCCAGAAACCTTCTGGATCAATCCATATGGCGTTCACTTCGGGTTATTAACCATATCTGATATGGTTCACGTTGATGATAATGGCAATCGTATCGGAGGTGCAGAGAAACCTGTCAACACAGCTGGTTTCATCATTCACGCAGCCATTCACAAACGTCGACCAGACATCAACGCTGCTTGTCATCTTCACAGTCCGTACGGCAGAGCTTGGTCAACCTTTGGCAAGCCCATCGAAATGATCAATCAAGACAGCTGTATGTTCTACAACGATCTCGCCGTCTATGCCAATTTTGGGGGAGTCGTTTTCGCCAAGGAAGAAGGCAATAGGCTTGCTGATGCTCTTGGAgccaccaagaagaacatcatTTTGCAGAACCACGGCCTTCTTACTTCGGGGGGTACCATTGGTGAAGCAGCAGCGTTCTTCATCGCTTTGGAGCGAGCATGCCAGGCACAATTGCTTGTAGAAGCTGCTGTGGCTCCGAATGGATCTCAGCTCAAGAAGTCTATCGTTAGTGACGAGGAGGCACAATATACAAAAGACAATACGGGAAGTCCTGAGGCAATGTATATGCAGTTTGAGCCCGAGTATCAGATGCTTCTCAAGGAATCCAAGGGCGACTTTTTGCAATGA
- a CDS encoding hypothetical protein (EggNog:ENOG41) produces MAGNIVDQELLDAERAASPQRYQQRDSAEIERVISASTVSSSSSENSARRRSRSIGQYNSISRISTQNDLERHPTELSRIQTARSQHNATVGGSLRSRTASRASRKPLPNFGAGKPYPPPLPEQEQYVVEFDGPDDPMHSQNWPLRKKLITAAVLGFTTMTSAFTSSIFSAATMVVAHEYHVGNEVGLLGTTFYVLGFAFGPSLWAPLSELRGRRLPILISIFGFSVFSIGCATGKDIQTILLCRFFSGFFGACPLAVVAAVFSDMFDNRTRGTAITLFSMSVFTGPLLAPFIGGFIVESHLGWRWTEYLASIMGFTALILDIIFLEETYPPVILIAKAADLRRRTKNWGIHAKQEEIEVDFKELVQKNFSRPLRLLFTEPIILLLSIYMSFIYGLLYLFLTAYPLVFVGVHGFSSGQSGLCFFGMIVGQLIAGATVIAQQPWYIRKLAANNGIPIPEWRLPNIMAGGVAFAIGIFWFGWTGYTKDIHWIVPTLSGLFTGFGLMSIFLQALNYLVDAYLMFAASAIAGNTFLRSLCGAGFPLFARQMFDGMGIQYAATLLGCVAAVLAPIPFIFYRYGAKIRQRSKYAPTAPPAPNSGSSAEEDEKENDNDTALAAVIARRDSVASGANKESA; encoded by the exons ATGGCGGGGAATATCGTGGATCAGGAGCTGCTAGACGCTGAACGCgctgcttctcctcagcgATACCAACAGCGCGACAGTGCTGAAATAGAACGAGTCATCTCCGCATCAACcgtctcctcctcatcctccgagAACTCAGCACGTCGACGGAGCCGCTCCATTGGCCAATACAACAGCATCAGCCGCATCTCGACCCAGAACGACCTGGAGCGTCATCCTACAGAACTCAGCAGAATACAAACAGCTCGAAGCCAACATAATGCCACCGTCGGAGGCAGTCTTCGTTCCCGCACAGCGTCGCGAGCTTCAAGAAAGCCCCTCCCCAACTTTGGCGCTGGAAAGCcatatcctcctcctttgcCAGAGCAGGAGCAGTATGTTGTTGAATTCGATGGACCCGATGATCCTATGCATTCACAGAATTGgccgttgaggaagaagcttaTCACTGCTGCTGTTTTGGGGTTCACCACCATGACATCGGCCTTCacatcctccatcttctccgcTGCCACTATGGTTGTTGCTCACGAGTATCATGTTGGCAACGAAGTTGGTCTTTTGGGAACGACCTTTTACGTGCTTGGTTTTGCTTTTGGTCCCTCGCTTTGGGCTCCTCTGTCTGAGTTGCGCGGTCGTCGTCTTCCAAttctcatctccatcttcggTTTCTCTGTCTTTTCTATTGGCTGCGCAACTGGCAAGGATATCCAGACTATTCTTCTCTGCCGATTCTTCAGTGGTTTCTTCGGTGCTTGTCCTCTTGCTGTCGTTGCTGCTGTCTTTTCCGACATGTTTGACAACCGTACTCGAGGAACTGCCATTACTCTCTTCTCAATGTCCGTCTTTACTGGCCCTCTTCTGGCTCCTTTCATCGGCGGTTTCATTGTTGAGTCTCACCTTGGATGGCGCTGGACTGAGTATCTTGCTTCTATCATGGGTTTCACTGCTCTCATtctcgacatcatcttcttggaggaGACCTACCCACCTGTCATTCTCATCGCCAAGGCGGCTGATCTGCGACGCCGCACCAAGAACTGGGGTATCCATGCCAAGCAAGAGGAAATCGAGGTTGACTTCAAGGAGCTCGTCCAGAAGAACTTTTCTCGACCTCTGCGCCTGCTCTTTACCGAACCCATTATTCTTCTGCTCTCCATCTATATGAGTTTCATCTATGGACTCCTCTATCTCTTCCTTACCGCCTACcctcttgtctttgttggcgTCCACGGCTTCAGCTCTGGTCAATCCggtctttgcttcttcggTATGATTGTTGGTCAGCTTATCGCTGGTGCTACAGTCAttgctcaacagccttggtaCATTCGCAAGCTTGCTGCCAACAATGGCATTCCTATTCCCGAATGGCGTCTGCCtaacatcatggctggtggtGTCGCCTTTGCCATTGGTATCTTCTGGTTTGGATG GACTGGATACACCAAGGACATTCACTGGATCGTTCCCACTCTCAGCGGTCTCTTCACTGGCTTCGGTCTCATGTCCATCTTCCTCCAGGCTCTCAACTACCTCGTCGATGCCTACCTCATGTTCGCCGCCTCTGCCATCGCCGGTAACACATTCCTTCGATCTCTCTGCGGTGCTGGTTTCCCCCTGTTTGCCCGTCAAATGTTTGATGGTATGGGCATTCAATATGCTGCCACTCTTCTCGGCTGTGTTGCCGCTGTGCTCGCGCCAATCCCCTTTATCTTCTACCGTTACGGTGCCAAGATTCGCCAGAGAAGCAAGTATGCTCCCACCGCTCCTCCTGCCCCTAACTCTGGCTCTTCGgcagaggaagacgagaaggagaatgaTAACGATACCGCCCTGGCTGCTGTCATCGCTCGTCGTGACAGTGTGGCCAGCGGAGCCAACAAGGAGAGCGCTTAA
- a CDS encoding hypothetical protein (EggNog:ENOG41) encodes MSRHITVIPASTKAGRETIRVLLESESKLTIRAVYRDTSKAPPEFLKHSNFEAVKGDIGDGGSLDFTGSNTVFYIPPPTYDGADTGDWATRAGTNVKKALQKANVQRLLILSAIGAHNSSGIGVLRVNYISDELLKDSVPEVSIVRPTYFHEDWAHLLDAAKEESPTIYSWITPIDYKIPLVGLKDVAENCADALLAETAKPSPHYFNVFGPRAYGSLDLKEAVEEITGKKYELKLVEKDQLLDYWKQIVPEFYAEEFKEMTTCGLADGIIAKNFVYDENTIRGKVELVDALRSLYKK; translated from the exons ATGTCTCGCCATATCACTGTCATTCCTGCCTCAACCAAGGCTGGCCGAGAGACCATCCGCGTGCTTCTAGAGTCTGAGAGCAAGCTGACTATTCGTGCCGTCTATCGAGACACTTCCAAAGCCCCTCCTGAGTTTCTCAAGCATTCGAATTTCGAAGCTGTCAAGGGCGATATCGGAGACGGTGGCAGCCTTGATTTCACAGGCTCAAACACTGTCTTTTATATCCCACCTCCAACCTACGATGGGGCTGATACCGGTGATTGGGCAACTCGAGCTGGTACGAATGTGAAGAAAGCCCTACAGAAGGCAAATGTCCAGAGACTTTTGATTCTTTCTGCTATCGGAGCTCACAACTCAAGTGGCATT GGGGTCCTTAGAGTAAACTACATTTCTGAcgaacttctcaaggacTCTGTTCCAGAAGTCTCGATTGTCAGACCTACCTACTTCCACGAGGACTGGGCTCATCTCCTCGATGCCGCAAAGGAGGAAAGCCCAACTATTTACTCCTGGATCACCCCTATCGACTACAAAATTCCCCTG GTTGGTCTCAAGGACGTAGCCGAAAACTGCGCCGACGCCCTCTTGGCTGAGACAGCCAAGCCCAGCCCTCACTATTTTAACGTTTTCGGCCCAAGGGCTTACGGTTCTCTAGACCTGAAGGAGGCAGTCGAAGAAATCACAGGCAAGAAATATGAGCTgaagcttgttgagaaggACCAGCTGCTTGACTACTGGAAGCAAATTGTTCCTGAATTTTATGCTGAAGAGTTCAAGGAGATGACGACCTGCGGCTTGGCGGACGGCATTATTGCAAAGAATTTTGTGTATGATGAGAATACCATTAGGGGAAAGGTGGAATTAGTTGATGCTCTGCGCAGCTTGTATAAGAAATAG